In one Spirosoma rigui genomic region, the following are encoded:
- a CDS encoding LemA family protein: MSRTLIIVVVIAIALGMYGCSSYNGLVEKDTQVEKSWANVQTQYQRRADLIPNLVRTVQGAANFEKSTLTAVIQARASATGINLNADQLTPENIQKFQAAQDQLSGSLSRLLAVAESYPQLRATQNFSELQAQLEGTENRITVARNDFNGVATSYNQSVRSFPNNIFAGIFGFSRKGLFEASQAAQSAPTVQF, encoded by the coding sequence ATGTCAAGAACCTTAATAATCGTAGTCGTTATTGCCATTGCCTTAGGTATGTACGGCTGTAGTTCCTATAACGGCCTCGTTGAAAAAGATACGCAGGTTGAAAAGTCGTGGGCCAATGTACAGACTCAGTACCAGCGCCGGGCCGACCTTATTCCCAACCTTGTCCGGACGGTGCAGGGCGCGGCTAATTTTGAGAAGAGCACACTGACCGCCGTTATTCAGGCACGGGCCAGCGCAACGGGTATTAACCTGAACGCCGATCAACTGACCCCCGAGAATATTCAGAAGTTTCAGGCAGCCCAGGACCAATTGAGCGGTTCGCTGTCGCGGCTGCTGGCTGTTGCGGAAAGCTACCCGCAACTCCGCGCTACGCAGAACTTCTCGGAATTACAGGCACAGCTGGAGGGGACTGAAAACCGGATTACCGTAGCCCGTAACGATTTCAACGGCGTAGCAACCAGCTACAACCAGTCGGTACGGTCATTCCCGAACAATATTTTCGCCGGCATTTTCGGCTTTAGCCGCAAAGGGCTTTTCGAAGCATCGCAGGCAGCCCAGAGCGCACCAACGGTACAATTTTAG